GTCGCAGTTATTTATCACGCGTGTAACAGTATCAATGCAGCATTGTGTTCAACAATGGCACGCCAGGTGCCCCCGCGTTCAACCACGAGCGCACCGCGGCGGTCGCCCGACAATCGTCACCGTTGTAGCTCAGCAGCGTCGCGCGCGCCTGTATCCTGGTTTCTGCGTCCGCGTGGGTATCGAGCCCCACGGCTTCGCGGTAGAGGTTCACGCTTGCCTCGCCGTCAACGTCGTTCGCCTCCCAGCTAAACCCTGCGGCGGGGGCCACGATCTTCAGCCCTAATCCTTCCGGGCCCACGAGGTTGCGTTTGACGACCACGAATACGTCGTGCCACTGCCCCGATTGGATGAAGTCCAGCACCTCGGCTTCGCTGGGCACGCCTTCTACTTTGCCGTGGAACCGGCGCGCGCTAAAGCGCAGCCAGTGGTTTTCGCCGTGGGCGGAGTAACAAAATGCCCCGAAGGTCTGTCCGGCCTGCTCGGCTGCGTATCGACGCCCCATCAACCACGCCCAGAATCGCGCGAAGTTTCCTCCTTCCGCCTGACCTCCAAGAGGCTCCCAGGTTACAAACGGATGATAGCTCTCACCATCGTAGGCACCCCACAGATAGGCACCGTGGTCGAGGTAGGCCTCTACGTCGATGTCGATCTCTACGTCAAAGCGCTCATGATCTACGTGCTCAGTCACGGCGAGAACGGGAATGTGGGCGCGCCATGCCGCCGCAAGTTCGGAAGGTCGCCCGAGGCGGGCGTCGATAAGCCCCTGGACCGTGTCGATCCCCCGCTCGCGGAATGGATTAGCGCGATCACCGCTTAAAAACAGGCTCAGATCATCACGCTCCCGCAGCTGAGCGCCGCACAAGTCAACAAACCTGCAGCTGGCACACTCCTTGACCCGGCGCGGCCCCGTTGGGATCGTCGCGCGCAGCGCATTGCTAAGCCCCTGCTGGAAAAAGTCGGTATTGAGCACAAACGCCTGATCGCGGCTTTGCCCAATGATAAGCGCCCGCCGGCACCCCACTCCGAGGCTATCGAGTGCCTGAGCAGCAAGACCCAACGTGAACGAGTCAATGGAGTGGTGCTTGAGCTTGGTGGCCACCTTGTAGGGCTGCCCCAGCCCTAGGCGCCCAGTGGCGATCATCCGAACCGTTTTGGCCTGGTCGGTGCTGCGCGCGGGGCGGGCCACCCGGTGGTTGGACACCAGCAGGGGAAGGTAGCAGCCATCGGGGCGTCGGATAAGCGCGTCGAGTTCTGCGTGCCACCCAATCCCCTCGCTCTCACCGATGAGGACTGCACCAGTGATAATGCTGGCTTGATCGGCGATGGCTTCCAACGTCTGCAGATACGTCTGCCATATATCCTCGTGGTCTACGCGGGCGGGATAGTCGGGGCGAAGATCAATACGCAGGAAGCGCTGGGTGTCCCCGATCTGGGGCTTGGTGGGCAGCAAGTCAAAGACGGCTCGGCGGGAATCAAGGAGGCGTTCGCGCCTGAGCTGGGAGTTTTCGGTTGCCGATACGTCTGGGAAGCGCCGCCGCTGCACTTGGCGGTAGCGGCAACCGACTAGGTCGGAAGGTTGCAGGTACGTATCAGTTTCCACAAGTTCTCCAGCTTATTGCACGAACGCGGGTAGTGTGGAATTGAACTGGGCACTGGTTTATGGTTTGTGCCCCTCAATAAAAATGGCTCACGTATTCGATAAGGATGAAATAATGGGACTATTCGAATCCTTCCGTAAGGCTCGCGCGAAAACTAAAGCAGAAATCAAGGCAGCCAAAGCCAAGGCTCGCCAAGAAGTTAAAGACGCCACAAAGCTGGAAATAAAAAGAAATAAACTTCTCGCCCAACAAGAAAAGGCTCTCTTGAAAGAAGAACGCAAGGGCCTCAAGGCAAAGCGTAAGCACGAAGAAAAACTCGCCAAAACCACTTTGGAACAACTCAAGGCTGGCAAATTTAATAAAGATAATGTCTTGCGTTACGCCGGCGCTGCACGCACCTTAGCCCCTATTGTATTGCCGCTCATTTATCGCGGAATTACTTTGGCTAAAGAGCAGGCAAATACCAAGCGCGCGCTGCGCCTTGGTATTGATCCTTCCGACCTTGCCCGTTTTGCCGGCCACGGCGCTGAGCTCAAAGCCCGCATTGAGGGTATCCGCTGTTCGGTGAAGGTATCGTCGCTACCTAAGGGATTTATAGCTGATGTGGAGCAGCGTCTCGACGACCTCACCTTCGCCGTGGATAATGCCGAATACATGACCCCCGAACTGCGCCAGCGTAGCCACCGCAGCATTGCTAATGATCTAGACCAGTTAGCGCGTCAAATCCAAGATAAAATCGGCGAATAATGTGGCCAGCGGGGTTGCTTCTCTCCACGAGAAGTAACCCCATTAATGAGTTTTCACACCCAAATAACCAAAATTTTCGAATTTTTATTTTGGGGAATGCCAATTCGTTCTATCATGTAATAGAAACCAATTATTTCTTTTGAAAAGGACACTTCCTCATGGCACGTCGTGAAATCACCCAGTACTTTGACGATATTGACAACACCCCACTGGCCGAAGATCAGGTTCATGTTGTGCGATTCGGCGTCAACGGTATTAATTACGTATTGGACCTTTCGGCCGATAATGCACAAAAGTTTGAGGACGCATTAGCGCCCTTCATAGAAAAGGCACACCGGGCTAAGGTCGACGAGTCGACACATTACGACCCCAAGACGGTTCGTGCGTGGGCCCAAAAGCATAACTATCAGGTAGCCGATCGAGGAAAGATCCCGTCGAATGTGATCGAGGCGTTCCTTAAGTCCACCAAGCGCTAAAAAATATCACCGTTGCGGAGCACAATCGACTCTGCAACGGTGATATTTTATGCCTAGTTACAGCACACCTTGTTCGCGTGCGATAGCCACCGCCGAGGTGCGGGAACGCACACCCAGCTTGTCATAGATGTGCACGAGGTGGCTTTTCACCGTCGCCTCAGACAGCAGCAGCCTGCGCCCAATATCGCGGTTGGACGAGCCACCGGCGACCAGCTTGAGCACTTCCAGTTCGCGTGGGGTAAGCGAATTACGTGGGGCCCGCACACGCGACATCAAACGATTGGCCACGGTAGGCGACAGTGCGGTATCACCCTCTGCTGCGGAACGCACCGCCGCCAGCAGTTCCTCTGGGGGCGCATCTTTGAGCATGTAGCCCAAGGCACCGGCTTCGATAGCGCCGAGGATGTCCGCGTCGGTGTCATAGTTGGTTACTACGAGTACCTCTGGCGGATTATCCATTCTGCGCCGGATGGCAGCGGTTGCGTCTGCACCGCTGGTGCGCTTTGTCCCCTGCACGCCTGGGCCGAAGCGCAGATCCATGAGGATCACGTCGATACCGCCGGCTTCTGCTGCAGCGATGGCGGCTTCAGCGGTGGCTACTTCGCCGATTACCTCGATGTCTTCAGCGCTTTCGAGTACGGCTCGAAGGCCTAAGCGGACAATTTCGTGATCGTCAGCGAGCAAAACTCGAATCATGCGTTCTCCACGCCCTTTCTATTATGCGCTTGCGCGTGCAGGTACCCTCTCACTAACCTAGCGCAGCTGTACAACTAATTGCTAACACTGATCCTGATCTTTTGAATGAATCTCCTCGATGTCTACAGGCAACGCCACCGACACCGCGGTTCCTTGACCAGGTTCCGACTCCACAACCAGCTCCCCACCTAGTTCCGCAGCGCGTTGCTGCATAGCGCTAATGCCCACGTGCCCCAACCCCGCAGGGCGTTGGGCTACTTGCTCGGGGTCGAAGCCGTGACCGTTGTCCACAACGTCGAGACGCACTTCTTCTTCCCCGTAACTAAGTGTGAGGTGGCAATGCGTGGCACCCGAATGCTTTGCGACGTTGCCCAGCGCCCCTTGGGCGATACGCACCAGAGCCGCCTCCACGCGCATGGGTAGCTGGCGTCCCTCACCGTCAACCTCAATGCTGATCTCTGGACCCACCACATGCTCCGCGATTCGATTCAATGCCCCTTCAAGCGAGGTCTTACTCAACGCTGCTGGCTGCAAGGCTGCGATCATCGCACGAGCTTCGCTTAAGTTTTCTGCCGCGGTCGAGCGTGCAAGCTCCATGCGGTGCAGGGGTGCTTGTTGTTCCGCTTCCGGCATCCCGGACTTTTTAATGTCTTGCTCGGCAACCCGCAGCAGCATTTGGATACTCGAAAGCCCCTGGGCGAGCGTGTCGTGAATCTCGTGGGCGATACGCTGGCGCTCTGCGGCGATACCTGCGGCGCGTTCCGTTTCTGCCAGCTGATTGCGGGTAGCTAGGAGTTCGTCGATAAGCTCCTCGCGCTCACGCGCACCCTTCCAGATCGCTTCGAACGCGAAATGGATGGCGATGACCACCAGCGCCGACACCACCGGCCCCATCACCGCACCAATGGTCAGCTGCGCTAATTGGCTGGTAATCGCGATTGCCGTTGCGCCGACCACCAAAATAATGCCTCGAATATCGGGCAGCACCCGCAGATAAAGGAAAAACAGCGGGAATACCATGTAGATACTCACGGGGATGATAGGCAACATAAAGACCCACAACACGGTGAGGATGACCAGCAGCATGGCTTTGGTCCACATGGCGCGCCGTCGGCTCAGCGCGGCCACAGCATAGAACAAGGCAAAAAGCGTGCTGAGGATGACTGCGACGATGGCGCTGCGGCGATCCAAGCTGACCACGCCGGCGAGCGATACCAGCAACAACACGCTGGTGAGCACGTTCATGGAGCGGTAGTACAGCGCGGCCCCGGGGCGTCCAGAGTGGTGGGAAACGTCGAGTTGCCCCGTGTCGGTGAGGTGTGATGTGCCTGAGGGCTTCTCAGGATCTAGGCTTGACTGCATGAAACGTACATTACTGCCTGCTGCGGCGTTGGGCGTGTCAGTGCTGCTATCTGCTTGTTCTTCCCAGAACACCCCTAGCTCCAACGAGGTTTCCGGCGCCCCTGCCCCCGCCGATCCCGCGGTGGTGCACGATTCCGCTTTGCCTTTCGACGCCCTCCCCATGCCGCCCCAAGGCCGCGAGGGGTTCGAGGAGTGCCCGTATCTTGATTCCCAGTGGGTTGCCGACACAAATGGCCAGCGCATGACGGGCCAAGGCGTGGATACGCGTTTTGATACCCCCGCGTGCGTGTTCTGGTCTTATCCCGAGGCCCCGCAGGCCACGGTGATGGTGCGTCATATGCCTTCTGAGGAAGAGGCCATTCGGGTGGTTGATTGGGCGGCCCCTATTGATACCACCGAGCCTGCCGAGGAACCGGAGGGCTGGTCGGGTGGCCGTGCCGGCCATGAGGAGGGTGCGGTGTATGCCGTACAAAAGGGCCCTGTTGCTGTGGTGGTGTGGAGTAACCAGCAGCAGTCGTTGAAGGCGGAGCTGATGGCTAAGGAGGCCATTGTCCGATTAGGTCTCTAACTCCCCCAATCGGACAAATCGGACTCTTGTTTATGTGAGATTTCACATTTTTGAACAACGCGACCTGCGGTTTTGCATATTGCTAATAATATTCAATCTTGTGAAACAACATATTTTCTGTAACGATTCAGATATGTTCAGCGTGTTCGATCTCAAGAAAATCCCCAACAAAGGAATACCACTCGAGCAACAACGCAAGATGTGGCTGGGACAGTTCCTCAAGGCGTTCTTCGTCGTGTTCTTCGTGTACATGTCGATGTACTTCATCAGGAACAACTTCAAAGCCGCACAGCCGATGCTCAAAGAAGACTTCGGCCTCACCACCCTCCAACTGGGCTACATCGGCCTCGCCTTCTCCATCACCTACGGCATCGGCAAAACCTTGGTCGGCTACTTCGTAGACGGTCACAACTCCAAGCGCATCATCTCTACTCTGCTGATCTGCGCCTCCACCGTGGTCCTCCTGATGGGCTTGCTGCTGAGCTACTTCGGCTCAGTCATCGGCATCTTTATCGTCTTGTGGGGCCTTAACGGTCTATTCCAATCCGCAGGCGGCCCCGCCTCCTATTCGACGATTTCTCGCTGGGCACCCCGAACCAAACGCGGCAAATACCTAGGCCTATGGAACGCCTCCCACAACGTCGGTGGCGCACTCGCCGGTGGCCTAGCGCTCTGGGGCGCTAACGTATTCTTCGGCGGCAACGTCGTCGGCATGTTCATCTTCCCAGCACTGATCGGCCTCACCATCGGTATCATCGGCCTCTTCGTCGGCAAAGACGACCCCGAGGAACTGGGCTGGAACCGCAGCGAGGAAATCTTCGGCGAGGCCGTAGAAGCAGAAAACTCCCAGGCAGAAACCATGCCCCAGCGCGAAATCTTCCTTAACTACGTGCTGAAAAACCCCTGGCTGTGGACGCTCTGTATCGCCAACGTCTTCGTCTACATCGTCCGCATTGGTATCGACAACTGGGCACCGCTCTACGTCACCGAGGAACTCCACTTTGACAAGGGCGACGCCGTGAACACCATCTTCTACTTCGAGATCGGCGCACTGGTGGCCAGCCTGCTATGGGGCTACGTCTCCGACCTGCTCAAAGGTCGCCGCGCCATCGTGGCAATCGGCTGCCTTTCCATGATCTACTTCGCCGTGATGCTCTACCGCAACGCCAGCAGCGTCACCATGGTCAACCTGTCGCTGTTCATCTTGGGCGCGCTCATCTTCGGACCTCAGCTGCTCATCGGCGTCTCGCTCGTCGGCTTCGTACCTAAGCGCGCAATCAGCGTGGCTAACGGCATGACCGGTACCTTCGGCTACCTCTTTGGCGACTCCATGGCCAAAGTCGGCCTCGCCGCCATCGCAGACCCCGAACAAAAAGGTCTCACCGTCTTCGGACACCTCCTCCACGGCTGGGGTGCCGTCTTTACCGTCTTCTACTTCGCACTGACCGTCGGTATCATCTTGCTCATGATCGTCGCCGTCGGCGAAGAACGCCGCATCCGCAAACTCCAAGCTGCAGAGGCCGTGGGAAAGACACTCGCCTAGCAGCTCACCAATAACACAACTCGCCTGCGGCAGGAATTGCCGCAGGCGAGTTCTTTTTGTTTTACACAGCCACGTCGTTATAAGGCATCATCGCCGACACCCACGGAAATACCACTTCCATGAGCAAGAAGAACACCGCCACTAAAAGGGCAACAGCAATGAAAACCTTGACCAATCGCGGCCCAGGAATGATATGCCACAAAAATCCATACATTATTTTTTAGCCTTCCTCTAACGCTGCTGGTTTATTGTCCCCGTTTTTAGGGAAGTGCTCGGTCAGCATGGCGTGCACGATCATGCGTTCCGCATTGGAAAACTGCGGGTGGCAGGTCGTCATCGTCATAATGCCTTCCATCCCAGGATCTGCCTCGATCACATCCGTCTCCGGCAGCGCGCTAATTGTCGACACATCACCTGGAGTAGTAATAAACCGGCCATTAACATGCTCATAATCGCCATGCGTTATCCGCTCAGCTTGCTCAGGAGTAAAGCACCCCATGGCTTCGTCGTAACGCTGTTGGCCAGAAGAATCCACCGGCATGACGCGATACACGCTCCACGACGTGCGCGTTTCCACCACAATCGCATCACACACGTTCAAGTTGCCCAGATCATTAAAAGGCGCGCCCTTGCCCACGCGGTGACCAGCAACCGCAAAGTTGCCGCGCTCACCCGGCAGCTGCGTGTCCTTGTAATGACCAGGACCAGCCTCTAGATCCGCATCCGTCGTGCCTTCCACGATCGCGAACTGGAAATCCGAACCAAACTGCGGAATGTACATACGCGCAAACGCTTCACCCAACTCAGGGGTGAGCTTCTTACGCGGATTCACCCGCTCTTTCCACTGGTCATCCATCTTGTCGCTCACCGCAGCCTGGGCCTTACCAGCCTCAATGTTGGTCCAATACGCCTCATAGAAAGCGAAGAGGAAAAACAGCACACCTGCTGTGAGCAGCAGCTCCCCGATCACTTGCGTGACCGTCACCCGCGGACGACGCCGCGCCGTGAGGTGTTGCTCGGGAGAAACCACGGGACTACTCATACATTCCTTATCGTTGTTTTAGGTTGGTGTGCCCACAATCGTAGCGCAGCCCACCGTTTCCCCTCTACAACCCGATTGCGCGTACCATTTAAGTCTGTTTGTTCGTGATACGTCCCGATCGGAGTTTCCCCGTGCTTGAGATGTTTATCTACCCCGTATCCGGTGTGATGCGGCTATGGCACTACATATTTGCGGATCTATTTGGCGTCTCCCAGTCACAAGCCTGGGTTGCGTCGCTCTTCGCACTGGTTGTGACAGTCCGATCCATCATCGCCCCCTTCTCGTGGATGCAGTTCAAGTCCGGACGCTTCGCCATCATGATGCGCCCGAAAATCAAACGCCTCAAAGAGGAATACGCGGAGCGCACCGACAAAGAGTCCATCCTTGAACAGGAACGTCGCCAAAAAGAAATCCAAGAGGAATACGGCTACAGCATGGCAGCGGGCTGTGTTCCCGCATTGATTCAGGTACCAGTGTTTTTGGGTCTCTACCAGGTGCTGTTGCGCATGGCACGCCCCAAAGAGGGCCTCGACGCCACCGTTCACGAGCCCATCGGCCTGCTCACCTCCGACAACGTGCGCTCATTCCTAGACACCCGATTCTTCGGCGTGCCGCTGCCCGCTTATAACTCCATGTCCCCAGAGCAGCTCGCACACCTTGGTACCGACCAGCCCACCATCCACGCCTTTGTTCTGCCGCTTATCATCGCCGCCTGTGTGTTCACCACTATCAACATGATCGTCTCCACCCTGCGCACCCGCTATTCCATCGACCATGATTCCGAATTTGCGGTGAGTACGTACCGTTTCCTCATCGTTATGGTGCTCGTCGCCCCCATTGGCTTACTCCAGGCCGGCCTGTTTGGCCCGATCCCAGCTGCAATTTGCTTATACTGGGTTGCTAATAACCTGTGGACCCTTCTCCAAAACAACGGCATGTTCCTCGCCCTGCGGTGGAAGTACCCTTACGATAACGACCATAGGGCCTTCCAAGCCGAGCGCCGTGCCCAGCGCGCAGAACGCGTAGTGCTAAAAAAATCTCGCAAAAAAGCGTTACGACGCCTCCGCAACCGCAGCCTCATCCAACCATGGAAGATTGCGGAACTACGCCAGCAAGCCCGCACCATTAAAAATGAAGTCCGCGAAGAAAAAGAAGCCGAAAAAGCCCGCAAGAAGGCCATCCGCGAGAAACGTCGCGAAGCCGAAAACGAAATCAACAACGAAAAAAATGCCGAACGTCTCGAAAAAATCACTCGGCACGTAGAAAAATATAAAAAGAAAAAGGCCGCTAAGAAGGGCCTTGATCCTAAATCGAATAATCAGCAGGAGGAGCAGACAACAACTGAACCGCAAGATCCCGAGCAGTCTTCAACGACTCCACCGAGCGATTCAGACGACAACCCGCAAGACCACCATCCAGAAAAACCATCAACTGATTAGCCTGAACAGTACCGGGATACCCGTTCTTCTCCGTCAACAACTGGGTTAACGTTTCCAAACACCATCGGCGGTGTTCCATCACAACCGACACGATCTCGCGCTCACTATCCGTCTCTGGGCGCGGATACTCGTTAGCAGCATTCTGGAAGTGCGAACCGCGATAATCCTTCAACGGCTCCTCATCAATGCACTGGTCAAAAAATGCGAGAATTTTCTCGCTTGGCGAACCCATCTCAGCAGTGCGCTCGTAATACTGCTCGCGCCACTTTTCATCCAAGTTCTGCAAATAGGCAATAACCAGCGCATCCTTGGATCCGAACAGAGAGTACAAACTCGCCTTGGCTACATCAGCCTCACGCAAAATGCGATCAATGCCGATCACCCGAATTCCCTCGGTGGTAAAAAGCTGCGTTGCGCCATCCAAAAGGCGCTGACGAGGGCTCGGACGGTTACGTCGACGACTCATCGTCTTCGTGCTTTTCGCCTCGGCCAAAGCGATCCACTTCCTTTCCAGAAGTTCTACGAAAAATTCAAGTGCTTTTCACTATATCTGAACAGATCAGTCTATTCACCTTTTGTGGCTGAATCAGCATTTTGTACTGCGGGCGTGTGAGCAATTTTTGCACCCTAAGATCGCATTTCCCCAAGAAGCACTTCCAAAAATTGGCCTTAAGGTACAAAAAATGCTCACGAGGAGAAAATCCTCGTGAGCATTGAACTAAAAAGCGCTACTGCGTTACTTCTTGCGAGTAACTAGCTGCACCAAGCTAATCAGGATGACCGCGCCTAGCAAGCAGGTGAAGAAGCTAAAGAAGAGACCGCCACCTGCAACGTCGACACCAAAAAGGCTCAACAGCCAGCCGCCCAAGAAACCGCCAACAATACCGACGATAATGTTCAGGCCGATGCCCTGCTGGGCGTCAGTGCCCTTAATTTTGGACGCAATCCAGCCTGCAAGGCCGCCGATAATAATCCAGCCGATAATTCCTAGTCCGAGCAT
The sequence above is drawn from the Corynebacterium rouxii genome and encodes:
- the uhpT gene encoding hexose-6-phosphate:phosphate antiporter; this translates as MFSVFDLKKIPNKGIPLEQQRKMWLGQFLKAFFVVFFVYMSMYFIRNNFKAAQPMLKEDFGLTTLQLGYIGLAFSITYGIGKTLVGYFVDGHNSKRIISTLLICASTVVLLMGLLLSYFGSVIGIFIVLWGLNGLFQSAGGPASYSTISRWAPRTKRGKYLGLWNASHNVGGALAGGLALWGANVFFGGNVVGMFIFPALIGLTIGIIGLFVGKDDPEELGWNRSEEIFGEAVEAENSQAETMPQREIFLNYVLKNPWLWTLCIANVFVYIVRIGIDNWAPLYVTEELHFDKGDAVNTIFYFEIGALVASLLWGYVSDLLKGRRAIVAIGCLSMIYFAVMLYRNASSVTMVNLSLFILGALIFGPQLLIGVSLVGFVPKRAISVANGMTGTFGYLFGDSMAKVGLAAIADPEQKGLTVFGHLLHGWGAVFTVFYFALTVGIILLMIVAVGEERRIRKLQAAEAVGKTLA
- a CDS encoding class E sortase, whose amino-acid sequence is MSSPVVSPEQHLTARRRPRVTVTQVIGELLLTAGVLFFLFAFYEAYWTNIEAGKAQAAVSDKMDDQWKERVNPRKKLTPELGEAFARMYIPQFGSDFQFAIVEGTTDADLEAGPGHYKDTQLPGERGNFAVAGHRVGKGAPFNDLGNLNVCDAIVVETRTSWSVYRVMPVDSSGQQRYDEAMGCFTPEQAERITHGDYEHVNGRFITTPGDVSTISALPETDVIEADPGMEGIMTMTTCHPQFSNAERMIVHAMLTEHFPKNGDNKPAALEEG
- a CDS encoding histone-like nucleoid-structuring protein Lsr2; its protein translation is MARREITQYFDDIDNTPLAEDQVHVVRFGVNGINYVLDLSADNAQKFEDALAPFIEKAHRAKVDESTHYDPKTVRAWAQKHNYQVADRGKIPSNVIEAFLKSTKR
- a CDS encoding TetR/AcrR family transcriptional regulator, coding for MAEAKSTKTMSRRRNRPSPRQRLLDGATQLFTTEGIRVIGIDRILREADVAKASLYSLFGSKDALVIAYLQNLDEKWREQYYERTAEMGSPSEKILAFFDQCIDEEPLKDYRGSHFQNAANEYPRPETDSEREIVSVVMEHRRWCLETLTQLLTEKNGYPGTVQANQLMVFLDGGLAGCRLNRSVESLKTARDLAVQLLSAPPADYSI
- the hrrS gene encoding heme-responsive two-component system sensor histidine kinase HrrS (involved in regulating genes involved in heme utilization and export), encoding MGRASKGKAESCTTAGSAGAGAPETSLELGVFWEEQADSSTDTPNAAAGSNVRFMQSSLDPEKPSGTSHLTDTGQLDVSHHSGRPGAALYYRSMNVLTSVLLLVSLAGVVSLDRRSAIVAVILSTLFALFYAVAALSRRRAMWTKAMLLVILTVLWVFMLPIIPVSIYMVFPLFFLYLRVLPDIRGIILVVGATAIAITSQLAQLTIGAVMGPVVSALVVIAIHFAFEAIWKGAREREELIDELLATRNQLAETERAAGIAAERQRIAHEIHDTLAQGLSSIQMLLRVAEQDIKKSGMPEAEQQAPLHRMELARSTAAENLSEARAMIAALQPAALSKTSLEGALNRIAEHVVGPEISIEVDGEGRQLPMRVEAALVRIAQGALGNVAKHSGATHCHLTLSYGEEEVRLDVVDNGHGFDPEQVAQRPAGLGHVGISAMQQRAAELGGELVVESEPGQGTAVSVALPVDIEEIHSKDQDQC
- a CDS encoding DUF6474 family protein, with product MGLFESFRKARAKTKAEIKAAKAKARQEVKDATKLEIKRNKLLAQQEKALLKEERKGLKAKRKHEEKLAKTTLEQLKAGKFNKDNVLRYAGAARTLAPIVLPLIYRGITLAKEQANTKRALRLGIDPSDLARFAGHGAELKARIEGIRCSVKVSSLPKGFIADVEQRLDDLTFAVDNAEYMTPELRQRSHRSIANDLDQLARQIQDKIGE
- a CDS encoding TM0106 family RecB-like putative nuclease yields the protein METDTYLQPSDLVGCRYRQVQRRRFPDVSATENSQLRRERLLDSRRAVFDLLPTKPQIGDTQRFLRIDLRPDYPARVDHEDIWQTYLQTLEAIADQASIITGAVLIGESEGIGWHAELDALIRRPDGCYLPLLVSNHRVARPARSTDQAKTVRMIATGRLGLGQPYKVATKLKHHSIDSFTLGLAAQALDSLGVGCRRALIIGQSRDQAFVLNTDFFQQGLSNALRATIPTGPRRVKECASCRFVDLCGAQLRERDDLSLFLSGDRANPFRERGIDTVQGLIDARLGRPSELAAAWRAHIPVLAVTEHVDHERFDVEIDIDVEAYLDHGAYLWGAYDGESYHPFVTWEPLGGQAEGGNFARFWAWLMGRRYAAEQAGQTFGAFCYSAHGENHWLRFSARRFHGKVEGVPSEAEVLDFIQSGQWHDVFVVVKRNLVGPEGLGLKIVAPAAGFSWEANDVDGEASVNLYREAVGLDTHADAETRIQARATLLSYNGDDCRATAAVRSWLNAGAPGVPLLNTMLH
- a CDS encoding GlsB/YeaQ/YmgE family stress response membrane protein, whose translation is MLGLGIIGWIIIGGLAGWIASKIKGTDAQQGIGLNIIVGIVGGFLGGWLLSLFGVDVAGGGLFFSFFTCLLGAVILISLVQLVTRKK
- the hrrA gene encoding heme-responsive two-component system response HrrA (involved in regulating genes involved in heme utilization and export), which produces MIRVLLADDHEIVRLGLRAVLESAEDIEVIGEVATAEAAIAAAEAGGIDVILMDLRFGPGVQGTKRTSGADATAAIRRRMDNPPEVLVVTNYDTDADILGAIEAGALGYMLKDAPPEELLAAVRSAAEGDTALSPTVANRLMSRVRAPRNSLTPRELEVLKLVAGGSSNRDIGRRLLLSEATVKSHLVHIYDKLGVRSRTSAVAIAREQGVL
- a CDS encoding DUF2020 domain-containing protein, translating into MLSACSSQNTPSSNEVSGAPAPADPAVVHDSALPFDALPMPPQGREGFEECPYLDSQWVADTNGQRMTGQGVDTRFDTPACVFWSYPEAPQATVMVRHMPSEEEAIRVVDWAAPIDTTEPAEEPEGWSGGRAGHEEGAVYAVQKGPVAVVVWSNQQQSLKAELMAKEAIVRLGL